Proteins found in one Pseudomonas sp. P8_241 genomic segment:
- a CDS encoding inorganic triphosphatase gives MQKETEIKLRVSRETLAALREHPLLKKRNKSGWERRELMNQYFDTPERDLAQAKVALRLRKDGEEVIQTLKTRGQSIAGLSVRNEYDWNLPKAKLDLKKLDGECWPEELAELDKKTLKPIFTTDFVRERAEIAWGRGKTKVVIEAALDLGHVVVGKQKEEICELELELREGEPAALLELAAELAEKLALMPCDISKAERGYRLYDAHSYSLSLPAPQITAETQLDDAFSALSWHLLSSSQRLAEQYRFNGHWRLLQDWVECLAEMRALISSLGQAAPRQSTHDLRVALDALLEDWRPLVQAGLDDEDVRKAAPEQFLEELEDPRWGLFSLTTSRWLLARTWAADRNTRGNRQGAAQLGSWLPRLLGEEATSLQLQRYQQQPEDLAEQLPRIERIQVWLHHARNVLEVPEMDRLYGELNKLAQLANESITDEVLDARKQQAIAVYQNRAWKMLLRM, from the coding sequence ATGCAGAAAGAAACCGAAATCAAACTCCGCGTCAGCCGCGAAACCCTCGCCGCCCTGCGCGAGCACCCGTTACTGAAAAAACGCAACAAAAGTGGCTGGGAACGCCGTGAGTTGATGAATCAGTACTTCGACACGCCTGAGCGCGATCTGGCCCAGGCCAAAGTCGCCCTGCGCCTGCGCAAGGATGGCGAAGAAGTCATTCAGACCCTCAAGACCCGTGGCCAGAGCATTGCCGGTCTATCGGTTCGTAACGAGTACGACTGGAACCTGCCCAAAGCAAAGCTCGACCTGAAGAAACTCGACGGCGAATGCTGGCCCGAGGAACTGGCCGAACTGGACAAGAAAACCCTGAAGCCGATCTTCACCACCGATTTCGTCCGTGAGCGCGCCGAAATCGCCTGGGGCCGCGGCAAGACCAAAGTGGTCATCGAAGCCGCGCTGGACCTGGGCCACGTGGTGGTCGGCAAGCAGAAAGAAGAAATCTGCGAGCTGGAACTGGAACTGCGCGAAGGCGAGCCGGCAGCCCTGCTGGAACTGGCTGCCGAGCTGGCTGAAAAACTGGCGCTGATGCCATGCGACATCAGCAAGGCCGAGCGCGGCTATCGCCTGTATGACGCCCACAGTTACTCGTTGAGCCTGCCGGCGCCGCAGATCACCGCCGAAACGCAGTTGGACGACGCTTTTTCTGCGCTGAGCTGGCATTTGCTGAGCAGCAGCCAGCGTTTGGCCGAACAATATCGCTTCAATGGTCACTGGCGCCTGCTGCAGGATTGGGTCGAGTGCCTCGCTGAAATGCGTGCGCTGATCAGCAGCCTCGGCCAGGCCGCTCCGCGTCAATCGACCCACGACCTGCGCGTCGCGCTCGACGCGTTGCTGGAAGACTGGCGCCCGCTGGTTCAGGCCGGCCTGGACGATGAAGACGTGCGCAAAGCCGCGCCTGAGCAGTTCCTCGAAGAACTGGAAGACCCGCGCTGGGGCCTGTTCTCTCTGACCACATCGCGCTGGTTGCTGGCCCGCACCTGGGCTGCCGACCGCAACACCCGTGGCAATCGCCAGGGTGCTGCGCAACTGGGCAGTTGGTTGCCGCGCCTATTGGGCGAGGAAGCCACTTCGTTGCAATTGCAGCGTTATCAGCAACAGCCGGAAGACCTGGCCGAGCAATTGCCGCGTATCGAACGCATCCAGGTGTGGCTGCACCATGCGCGCAACGTGCTGGAGGTCCCGGAAATGGATCGCCTGTATGGCGAGCTGAACAAGCTGGCGCAACTGGCCAACGAATCGATCACCGACGAAGTCCTCGATGCGCGCAAGCAGCAGGCGATTGCGGTGTATCAGAACCGCGCGTGGAAAATGCTGTTGCGCATGTAA
- the gcvP gene encoding aminomethyl-transferring glycine dehydrogenase: protein MSQLPSLSQLRDPNAFLRRHLGPDAAEQQAMLDSLGLGSRVELIEQTVPPGIRLNRALDLPPALDEEAALAKLRGYAEQNQVWTSLIGMGYHGTLTPAVILRNVLENPGWYTAYTPYQPEIAQGRLEALLNFQQLTIDLTGLELANASLLDEATAAAEAMALAKRVAKSKSNVFFVDENCHPQTISVVQTRAEGFGFELVVDAVDNLKQHQVFGALMQYPDTHGEIRDLRPLIDHLHAQQAIACVATDLLSLLLLTPPGELGADVVFGSSQRFGVPMGYGGPHAAFFASRDEYKRAIPGRIIGVSKDARGNIALRMALQTREQHIRREKANSNICTAQVLLANIASFYAVYHGPEGLKRIAQRVHRLTCILAEGLARNGINHVNQHFFDTLTLDVGGTQTAIIESARAAQINLRILGRGQLGLSLDETCDETTVAKLFDVFLGADHGLSIESLDAETLPGGIPEGLLRTSPYLRHPVFSAHHSETEMLRYLKQLENKDLALNQSMIPLGSCTMKLNATSEMIPITWPQFANLHPFVPKEQAVGYTLMIEELERWLCAITGFDAICMQPNSGAQGEYAGLLAIRKYHESRQQGGRDICLIPSSAHGTNPASAQMAGMRVVIVECDEAGNVDLDDLKGKAAAASDKLACLMATYPSTHGVYEEGISEICEVIHQHGGQVYMDGANLNAQVGLARPADIGADVSHMNLHKTFCIPHGGGGPGMGPIGVRAHLAPFVANHPVVPIDGPQPQNGAVSAAPWGSASILPISWMYIAMMGPQLADASEVAILAANYLARHLSGAFPVLYTGRNERVAHECILDLRPLKALTGITEEDVAKRLMDYGFHAPTMSFPVPGTLMVEPTESESKAELDRFIGAMLSIRAEINEVQNGNWPAEENPLKGAPHTLADITGIWERPYSVEQAITPDAHTKAHKYWPAVNRVDNVYGDRNLFCACVPVDDYR from the coding sequence ATGTCCCAGTTGCCGTCCCTGAGCCAGTTACGCGATCCCAATGCCTTTCTCCGCCGCCACCTGGGGCCTGATGCCGCCGAGCAGCAGGCGATGCTCGACAGTCTCGGCCTTGGCAGCCGGGTTGAGCTGATCGAGCAAACAGTGCCGCCTGGCATCCGCCTGAACCGTGCGCTGGACCTGCCCCCGGCACTCGACGAAGAAGCCGCACTGGCCAAGTTGCGCGGTTACGCCGAACAGAACCAGGTCTGGACCAGCCTGATCGGGATGGGCTACCACGGCACCCTCACACCGGCTGTCATCTTGCGCAACGTGCTGGAAAATCCCGGCTGGTACACCGCGTACACGCCCTATCAGCCGGAGATTGCCCAGGGGCGACTCGAAGCATTGTTGAATTTCCAGCAACTGACCATCGATCTCACCGGCCTGGAACTGGCCAACGCGTCGTTGCTGGATGAAGCCACTGCGGCGGCGGAAGCCATGGCCTTGGCCAAGCGGGTCGCCAAGTCGAAAAGCAATGTGTTCTTCGTCGATGAGAACTGTCATCCGCAGACCATTTCCGTGGTGCAGACCCGCGCCGAAGGGTTCGGATTCGAGCTGGTCGTCGACGCTGTGGATAACTTGAAACAGCACCAGGTGTTCGGCGCGCTGATGCAGTACCCAGATACCCACGGCGAGATCCGCGATCTGCGACCCTTGATCGATCACCTGCATGCCCAGCAAGCGATTGCCTGTGTCGCCACGGATCTGTTGAGTCTGCTGCTGCTGACGCCTCCCGGGGAATTGGGTGCGGATGTGGTTTTCGGTTCCTCCCAGCGTTTCGGCGTGCCAATGGGCTATGGCGGCCCCCATGCGGCCTTCTTTGCCAGTCGAGACGAATACAAACGAGCGATTCCGGGGCGGATCATTGGTGTTTCCAAGGATGCGCGCGGCAACATTGCCCTGCGCATGGCCCTGCAAACCCGCGAGCAACATATCCGTCGGGAAAAGGCCAACTCGAACATCTGTACTGCCCAGGTGTTGCTGGCCAATATCGCCAGTTTTTATGCGGTTTATCACGGCCCCGAAGGGCTCAAGCGCATCGCCCAGCGCGTCCATCGCCTGACCTGCATCCTCGCCGAAGGCCTGGCGCGAAACGGAATCAACCACGTCAATCAGCACTTTTTCGACACCCTGACCCTCGATGTCGGGGGAACCCAGACCGCTATCATCGAAAGTGCCCGGGCGGCGCAGATCAACCTGCGTATTCTCGGGCGCGGGCAACTGGGCCTGAGCCTGGATGAGACCTGCGATGAAACCACCGTCGCCAAACTGTTCGATGTTTTTCTCGGGGCCGATCACGGGCTCAGCATTGAGAGTCTCGATGCTGAAACCTTGCCGGGCGGCATTCCCGAAGGGCTGCTGCGAACTTCGCCTTATCTGCGCCACCCGGTGTTCAGCGCCCATCACAGCGAAACCGAGATGCTGCGTTACCTCAAGCAACTGGAAAACAAGGATCTGGCGCTCAACCAATCGATGATCCCGCTGGGCTCATGCACCATGAAGCTCAATGCCACCAGTGAGATGATCCCCATCACCTGGCCGCAGTTCGCCAACCTGCACCCGTTTGTGCCCAAAGAGCAGGCCGTGGGTTACACGTTGATGATCGAAGAACTGGAGCGCTGGCTGTGCGCGATTACCGGATTCGATGCCATTTGCATGCAGCCCAACTCGGGTGCGCAGGGTGAATACGCCGGGCTGCTGGCAATCCGCAAATACCACGAGAGTCGCCAACAGGGCGGTCGGGATATTTGCCTGATTCCATCATCGGCCCATGGCACCAATCCGGCGTCGGCACAAATGGCCGGTATGCGCGTGGTGATCGTCGAATGCGATGAGGCGGGTAACGTCGACCTCGACGATCTAAAGGGAAAAGCGGCAGCTGCCTCTGACAAGCTCGCCTGTCTGATGGCGACCTACCCATCGACCCACGGTGTGTACGAGGAAGGCATCAGCGAGATTTGCGAAGTGATCCACCAGCACGGCGGCCAGGTGTACATGGACGGCGCCAACCTCAATGCCCAGGTCGGTCTGGCGCGACCGGCGGACATCGGTGCCGATGTGTCGCACATGAACCTGCACAAAACGTTTTGCATTCCCCACGGCGGTGGCGGGCCAGGCATGGGGCCGATTGGTGTGCGCGCGCATCTGGCGCCGTTCGTGGCCAATCACCCGGTGGTGCCGATCGATGGGCCGCAACCGCAGAACGGTGCGGTCAGCGCTGCGCCTTGGGGCAGTGCGAGCATTTTGCCGATCAGCTGGATGTACATCGCCATGATGGGGCCGCAACTGGCGGATGCCAGCGAAGTGGCGATCCTCGCCGCGAATTACCTGGCGCGGCATTTGTCCGGCGCATTCCCGGTGCTCTACACCGGGCGCAACGAGCGTGTGGCCCACGAATGCATTCTCGATTTGCGACCGCTCAAGGCGCTGACCGGCATTACCGAAGAGGATGTGGCCAAGCGTTTGATGGACTACGGATTCCATGCGCCGACCATGTCGTTTCCGGTGCCGGGAACGCTAATGGTTGAACCGACCGAAAGTGAATCGAAGGCCGAACTGGATCGCTTTATCGGGGCGATGCTGAGTATTCGTGCGGAAATCAACGAGGTGCAAAACGGCAACTGGCCCGCCGAAGAAAATCCGTTGAAAGGGGCGCCGCATACCCTCGCCGATATCACCGGCATCTGGGAACGGCCGTACAGCGTCGAACAGGCAATCACCCCGGATGCACACACCAAGGCTCATAAATACTGGCCGGCGGTGAATCGGGTGGACAACGTGTACGGGGACCGGAACCTTTTTTGTGCGTGTGTGCCGGTGGATGATTACCGTTAG
- the gcvH gene encoding glycine cleavage system protein GcvH, with product MSDIPADLRFAESHEWARLEADGTVTVGISDHAQEALGDVVFVELTEVGNVFAAQDQAGVVESVKAASDIYSPIAGEVIAVNEELGANPELLNSDPYGAWIFKIKPSNATDLDKLLDAAGYQAAIGE from the coding sequence ATGAGCGATATCCCTGCCGACCTGCGTTTTGCCGAAAGTCACGAATGGGCACGTCTGGAAGCCGATGGCACCGTCACCGTGGGCATCAGCGATCACGCGCAGGAAGCGCTGGGTGATGTGGTATTTGTTGAGTTGACCGAAGTCGGCAACGTATTTGCTGCTCAAGATCAGGCGGGTGTCGTTGAATCGGTTAAAGCCGCTTCCGACATCTACTCGCCGATTGCCGGTGAAGTGATCGCAGTCAACGAAGAGCTGGGCGCCAACCCGGAATTGCTCAACTCCGACCCGTACGGAGCGTGGATCTTCAAGATCAAGCCAAGCAATGCCACTGATCTGGACAAGCTGCTCGATGCCGCCGGTTACCAGGCCGCCATCGGCGAATAA
- a CDS encoding DUF2388 domain-containing protein, translated as MRFKLAVATVALLSLPVGSAMADTFWRNVLTSGATTGSSYLTSKDHKLVVATQDDASSFVASDGGIRGPYLEAAMQEVRAENPGLQATDMELANAILARNAVAAAE; from the coding sequence ATGCGTTTCAAACTTGCTGTTGCAACCGTCGCTCTGCTGTCTCTACCTGTCGGTTCGGCAATGGCCGATACGTTTTGGCGTAACGTTCTGACGTCCGGCGCAACCACCGGTTCGTCTTACCTGACATCCAAGGATCACAAGCTGGTCGTTGCAACCCAGGATGACGCCAGCAGCTTCGTTGCCAGCGATGGCGGCATCCGCGGGCCTTACCTGGAAGCCGCCATGCAAGAAGTCCGCGCCGAAAACCCGGGCCTGCAAGCCACGGACATGGAACTGGCGAACGCGATTCTGGCGAGGAATGCCGTGGCTGCTGCGGAGTAA
- a CDS encoding Lrp/AsnC family transcriptional regulator, with translation MPIELDSYDRKILVLLQEDASLSSAQIAEQVGLSQSPCWRRIQRMKEEGIIRAQVTLLDRKKIGLNTQIFAEVKLNAHGRSNFTEFTEAIRGFPEVLECYVLMGAVDFLLRIVTADIEAYERFFFEKLSMVPGIQEVNSIVALSEIKSTTSLPV, from the coding sequence ATGCCGATCGAACTGGACAGTTATGACCGCAAGATCCTCGTTTTGCTGCAAGAGGATGCTTCTCTGTCCAGTGCTCAGATCGCCGAGCAGGTTGGTCTGTCGCAGTCGCCGTGCTGGCGGCGGATTCAGCGGATGAAAGAGGAAGGGATCATCCGGGCCCAGGTGACCTTGCTCGACCGCAAGAAAATCGGTCTGAACACGCAGATCTTCGCCGAAGTAAAACTCAACGCCCACGGCCGCTCGAACTTCACTGAGTTCACCGAGGCGATTCGCGGCTTTCCGGAGGTGCTGGAGTGTTATGTGCTGATGGGGGCGGTGGATTTTTTGCTGCGCATTGTCACGGCGGACATCGAGGCGTACGAGCGATTCTTCTTCGAGAAACTGTCGATGGTGCCGGGGATTCAGGAAGTGAATTCGATTGTGGCGTTGTCGGAGATCAAGTCGACGACGAGTTTGCCGGTCTGA
- the argE gene encoding acetylornithine deacetylase — translation MPLPSMKDQFAALIAAPSVSCTQASLDQTNRHVIDLLAAWLGDLGFACDIQQVSPGKFNLLASFGSGPGGLVLAGHSDTVPFDGALWQTDPLKLTEVDGRWVGLGSCDMKGFFALAIEAVKPLLDQPFKQPLLILATCDEESSMSGARALAAAGRPLGRAAVIGEPTGLKPIRMHKGIMMERIDILGQSGHSSDPRLGHSALEAMHDAIGELRGLRLLWQREFRNPQFGVPTPTMNFGCIHGGDNPNRICGQCSLEFDLRPLPGMDPKVLRAEILQKLKPVAERHQVKITYAPLFPEVPSFEQVEDAELVRIAEKLTGHSAEAVAFGTEAPYLQRLGCETLVLGPGDIACAHQPGEYLEMSRLQPTVHLLRQLIEHYCLTPAQTQHDL, via the coding sequence ATGCCTTTGCCGTCCATGAAAGATCAGTTCGCTGCACTGATCGCCGCACCGTCTGTCAGCTGCACTCAGGCGAGCCTCGATCAGACCAACCGCCATGTGATCGACCTGCTGGCTGCGTGGCTTGGCGACCTGGGTTTTGCCTGTGACATCCAGCAAGTCAGCCCCGGCAAATTCAATCTGCTGGCCAGTTTTGGTTCAGGTCCCGGCGGGCTGGTGCTGGCCGGTCACAGTGACACAGTGCCGTTCGATGGCGCACTGTGGCAGACCGATCCGTTGAAACTGACCGAAGTCGACGGTCGCTGGGTTGGCTTGGGCAGTTGTGACATGAAAGGCTTTTTCGCCTTGGCCATCGAAGCCGTCAAGCCACTGCTCGACCAGCCGTTCAAGCAACCGCTGCTGATCCTCGCCACCTGCGATGAAGAAAGCTCGATGTCCGGCGCCCGCGCGTTGGCGGCAGCGGGACGGCCACTGGGGCGTGCCGCGGTGATCGGCGAGCCGACCGGGCTCAAGCCGATTCGCATGCACAAAGGCATCATGATGGAACGTATCGACATCCTCGGGCAGAGCGGTCATTCGTCTGACCCGCGCCTTGGTCACAGCGCCCTGGAAGCCATGCACGATGCCATCGGTGAGCTGCGTGGCCTGCGCCTGTTGTGGCAGCGTGAGTTTCGCAATCCACAATTTGGCGTGCCGACACCCACGATGAATTTCGGCTGCATCCATGGTGGCGACAATCCCAATCGCATCTGCGGCCAGTGTTCGCTGGAGTTCGATTTGCGTCCGCTGCCCGGCATGGACCCCAAAGTCTTGCGTGCCGAGATCCTGCAGAAACTCAAGCCGGTTGCCGAGCGGCATCAGGTGAAGATCACCTACGCGCCGCTGTTCCCCGAAGTGCCGTCCTTCGAGCAGGTCGAGGACGCGGAACTGGTGCGAATCGCCGAAAAGCTCACCGGCCACAGCGCTGAAGCAGTGGCGTTCGGCACCGAAGCGCCTTATCTTCAGCGTCTTGGCTGCGAAACGCTGGTACTGGGCCCGGGTGATATCGCCTGTGCGCATCAACCGGGGGAATACCTCGAAATGTCACGTTTGCAGCCTACGGTGCATCTATTACGTCAACTGATCGAACATTACTGCCTGACACCGGCCCAAACGCAACACGACCTGTAG
- a CDS encoding GspE/PulE family protein, translating into MSVQLATQDRWLDLNEVLRELVAQGFVSQDCAEHALNARRRHAANDQVHPLEFIADQHLDDLSRTGKHLDLENLTLWLSRQAGQPYLRIDPLKINVAAVTPLMSYAFAQRHKILVVAIDRDAVTVASAQPYVSGWEADLTHVLKLPIKRVVANPVDIQRFSVEFFRLARSVTGANNSDQQVNALGNFEQLLNLGASDQEPDANDAHIVNIVDWLFQYAFQQRASDIHIEPRREQGTVRFRIDGVLHNVYQFPPQVTMAIVSRLKSLGRMNVAEKRKPQDGRVKTKTPVGGEVELRLSTLPTAFGEKMVMRIFDPEVLLKDFDQLGFSTDDLRRWQDMTRQPNGIILVTGPTGSGKTTTLYTTLKKLATPEVNLCTIEDPIEMVESSFNQMQVQHNIDLTFAAGVRALMRQDPDIIMIGEIRDLETAEMAIQAALTGHLVLSTLHTNDAPSAISRLLELGVPHYLIKATVLGVMAQRLVRTLCPHCKAPIKLGDDDWQTLTRPWQAPLPLNAQRAVGCAECRDTGYHGRAGVYEIMQLSDGMKALIRPDADLLAVRRQAFKEGMRSLRLSGAQKVAAGLTTVEEVLRVTPQSEQL; encoded by the coding sequence ATGTCCGTTCAACTCGCCACTCAGGACCGCTGGCTGGATCTCAACGAGGTACTGCGTGAACTGGTCGCGCAGGGTTTTGTCAGCCAGGACTGCGCCGAACACGCACTCAATGCCCGACGCCGTCACGCCGCCAATGACCAGGTGCACCCGCTGGAATTTATCGCCGATCAACATCTGGACGACCTGAGCCGGACAGGCAAACACCTGGACCTCGAAAACCTCACCCTGTGGCTGTCCCGGCAGGCCGGTCAGCCCTACCTTCGAATCGACCCGTTGAAAATCAACGTTGCGGCCGTGACCCCGCTGATGTCCTACGCCTTCGCCCAGCGCCACAAGATTCTCGTAGTCGCCATCGACCGTGACGCGGTGACAGTGGCCAGCGCCCAACCATACGTCAGCGGCTGGGAGGCTGACCTGACCCACGTGCTCAAGCTGCCGATCAAACGCGTAGTGGCAAATCCGGTGGACATACAGCGCTTCAGCGTCGAGTTCTTCCGGCTGGCCAGATCGGTCACCGGGGCGAACAACTCTGATCAGCAGGTCAATGCCCTGGGCAACTTCGAGCAGTTGCTCAACCTCGGCGCCAGCGATCAGGAGCCGGACGCCAATGACGCGCACATCGTCAACATCGTCGACTGGCTGTTCCAGTACGCATTCCAGCAACGCGCCAGCGATATCCATATCGAGCCTCGGCGCGAACAGGGCACGGTGCGGTTTCGCATCGACGGCGTGTTGCACAATGTCTATCAATTTCCGCCGCAGGTCACCATGGCGATTGTCAGCCGCCTGAAGAGTCTGGGGCGCATGAACGTTGCGGAAAAACGCAAACCCCAGGACGGCCGAGTGAAAACCAAGACGCCAGTCGGCGGCGAGGTCGAATTGCGTCTGTCGACCCTTCCGACGGCGTTTGGCGAAAAAATGGTCATGCGGATTTTCGACCCCGAAGTGCTGCTCAAGGACTTCGATCAGCTTGGGTTTTCCACCGATGACTTGCGCCGCTGGCAAGATATGACCCGCCAGCCCAACGGCATCATCCTGGTCACCGGCCCGACCGGTTCGGGCAAGACCACCACCCTCTACACCACGCTGAAAAAACTGGCGACGCCGGAGGTCAACCTCTGCACCATCGAAGACCCGATTGAAATGGTGGAGTCGTCGTTCAACCAGATGCAGGTCCAGCACAACATCGACCTGACCTTCGCTGCCGGCGTGCGGGCGCTGATGCGGCAAGACCCGGACATCATCATGATCGGCGAAATCCGCGATCTGGAGACGGCGGAAATGGCAATCCAGGCCGCGCTCACCGGCCACCTCGTGCTGTCGACGCTGCACACCAACGACGCCCCCAGCGCCATCAGCCGCCTGCTTGAACTCGGCGTGCCGCATTACCTGATCAAAGCCACAGTGCTCGGTGTCATGGCCCAGCGTCTGGTGCGAACCCTGTGCCCGCACTGCAAGGCGCCGATAAAACTGGGAGACGACGACTGGCAAACCCTGACCCGTCCCTGGCAAGCGCCATTGCCGCTCAATGCCCAACGCGCCGTGGGTTGTGCGGAGTGTCGCGATACCGGCTATCACGGCCGCGCCGGAGTCTACGAAATCATGCAGCTCAGCGACGGCATGAAAGCGCTGATCCGTCCCGACGCCGACCTGCTGGCCGTGCGACGGCAAGCGTTCAAGGAAGGCATGCGCAGCCTGCGCCTGTCGGGAGCGCAAAAAGTCGCGGCCGGTTTGACCACGGTTGAAGAGGTATTGCGGGTGACGCCCCAGAGCGAACAACTTTAG
- the gcvT gene encoding glycine cleavage system aminomethyltransferase GcvT produces the protein MGQRTPLYDLHLALGAKMVDFGGWDMPLHYGSQVEEHHQVRRDCGVFDVSHMTVIDVGGLQAKAWLQHLLANDVERLHSPGRALYSAMLNEQGGIVDDMIVYRLDEGYRLVVNASTRDQDMAWISSHRDGFDVQLSERSEMAMLAIQGPHARQKIAELVSQSRSNLIQLLKPFEGQPDGDWFIARTGYTGEDGLEIILPADQAPGFFNDLVGAGISPIGLGARDTLRVEAGMNLYGQDIQQDVSPLASNMAWSIAWEPASRQFIGRSALEAEKAAGIQHKLVGLVLEERGVLRAHQVVRIADVGEGEITSGSFSPTLSKSIALARVPMATADRAEVEIRGKWYPVRVVKPTFVRHGKTLI, from the coding sequence ATGGGACAGCGTACGCCTCTGTATGACCTTCATCTCGCCCTCGGCGCGAAGATGGTCGATTTTGGCGGTTGGGACATGCCTCTGCATTATGGATCGCAGGTCGAGGAGCACCATCAGGTGCGCCGCGATTGCGGTGTCTTCGATGTATCCCACATGACCGTGATCGATGTCGGCGGCCTCCAGGCCAAAGCCTGGCTTCAGCATTTGCTGGCCAATGATGTCGAGCGCCTGCACAGCCCTGGCCGTGCGTTGTACAGCGCCATGCTCAACGAGCAGGGCGGTATCGTCGACGACATGATCGTCTATCGCCTCGACGAGGGTTATCGCCTGGTGGTCAATGCGTCCACTCGCGATCAGGACATGGCGTGGATATCATCCCATCGCGACGGCTTTGATGTGCAGCTGAGCGAGCGCTCCGAAATGGCGATGCTGGCCATTCAAGGCCCCCACGCCCGCCAGAAAATTGCGGAACTGGTGAGCCAGTCCCGCAGCAACCTGATCCAGCTACTCAAGCCTTTCGAAGGGCAGCCCGACGGGGACTGGTTTATCGCTCGCACCGGTTATACCGGTGAGGATGGGCTGGAAATCATTCTTCCCGCCGATCAGGCGCCGGGATTTTTCAACGACCTGGTTGGTGCCGGAATCTCTCCGATAGGCCTCGGTGCCCGGGATACCTTGCGCGTCGAGGCCGGCATGAACCTCTACGGTCAAGACATTCAACAAGACGTTTCGCCTTTGGCCTCCAACATGGCCTGGAGCATCGCCTGGGAACCGGCCTCGCGCCAGTTCATCGGCCGCTCGGCACTGGAAGCGGAAAAGGCTGCCGGGATCCAGCACAAACTGGTAGGGCTGGTCCTTGAAGAACGCGGAGTTTTGCGCGCTCATCAGGTGGTTCGCATAGCCGATGTTGGCGAAGGGGAGATCACCAGTGGTAGTTTCTCTCCTACGCTTAGCAAGTCGATTGCACTGGCGCGCGTGCCGATGGCAACAGCCGACCGCGCCGAAGTGGAAATCCGTGGCAAGTGGTACCCGGTCCGAGTGGTCAAACCGACCTTCGTTCGCCACGGCAAAACCTTGATCTAA